One genomic window of Caenorhabditis elegans chromosome I includes the following:
- the itx-1 gene encoding InTestinal NeureXin-like (Product from WormBase gene class itx;~Partially confirmed by transcript evidence), which yields MWQLLVPLAVLLTVSGQSTDEISHERIFLKYPSSFVNFTSDNWKLTETDNQLIIAVKFQASSHIGQIFSVRFINPDGSLKALLTAGIAAGILQINLYDDKNTKILNKPMENSPINVHEHSLAVGLNTTARNLWYKLGADNDLNCEINQAIDISNTEVTVTIGGGSQSMIGCVSIVAVSAGESSPVSQGTPIAYQDIDECPKADACTTKDCNTGRCIQLEVPTCDCYGTEMAGPNCRLPAPTIQLRNNDENEESSAYLRYKPWEMDSHFSRLSMDFRFSDSDAKEGILVYGETSQGKIFKIYVVGTKGKVMLDTTNVADFELREDHSIFHSIIVKIVDGIFNMLVDDNVHRRAFNESDALVFDTIQFGAPIPTDVSEVGVTACVKNVYVDHVDIIELAVLTNDSRTTASRVRSCNNEDLTEFQGPSLFSADPLAEILVEDPSDIKSEFGESVIGADMFPVPSNKKPKTQPLSSCEKANAYMCQNGAGCKKESETEFTCFCKEGYIGKFCQFTTIPRSCAEAYDFLKLPNGATWVDVDGNRKLDPSVTMCTDGQTEIPHDMKPGYVVRDTTYQNHSLFVLSYRDFNSWQLAKYIKNSGSCSQTVNYRCNKAPLRFKEGKTWFKSVSNATEKIKQIGMLPNSCPCLDRGCQSGEKCNCDSGAISEDIGELTGRYSGICEVVTLFDEADVRAEMTISELKCSGYENEKPIRFTERTELKISDWTGESIDLQFRTTETPASLVTVQGNYGEKIISVSLTDGHTVQISNFEALKIIESQTKLNDSNWHHVLIELADGEIRVTVDATHVLMTIGDNAVLEGSVVLGGEGDGLIGCVRNVLINDEPVNLQEIVKTSEKTGITETCDTRCTADFCQNGAKCYEDFVSGMPFCQCAFPDVHSGVNCEIDINTNSSVSFHGGYLKFDDVKNVLNAPIYFSFRTDRTHALLFFAHDQNNNFLQVHLSEEVNVTLTLNNLDIVSQCTVRAQPGTEYGDMRWIQVAITHDSKSSQLQVDDAACTIRTSRVLSEIPITRLLDVYNSELVGMPVGLAAPVKPNPYTFTFIGNVNTGEKTNGKRLLFSDCLPRRRSPSIFLMLIFPDGSFILAPKYESPIPRFYGCIRGFQINREMIDMREKTEHLATSEMYEAYGPALVKVGCEVGCSSITCLNGGHCSVAWANTDPSAATTTCDCSRTSYTGASCSLDEGVHMERSGFIEFDISKEMARYVFIEQNSKIPQLLKFAFSSSPEIVLKDKSMLALVVFREKQKLEIEINPNRTINVAITYENGKSDVLNFVGDFLDGYRHFVVVQTNQASATAVMIDSLRQDFEYRGKDKNIDLFNAERIRIGGGPRDRYTETDGYLKAGYTGCISNFIVDYQRGSSLTYKPITYFANPTHHLSKLIMTNRIVLGGCAAFEVPNSLPVYQNRVKFPVWDTEFRRFVYFRDVEPLNDNNDTEWTDEDSGSLMWVVFIIFVLGVIFLIIFCIFMKCCREKIHARDDEYLHDEDIPLHMAPTILRHPQPSPPPIKKSAASNYKIPNPNIDFNKENTFDYDDEDEFAGIADDNVTDDVTVRNEVDDSDNETIRHIDDEVQDEDGMVIVSRPTQVSHLPQRVSSFRTGDPTAPKDSPLYSNIRPPTSPIHASVPVPPPRMSNNSPFA from the exons ATGTGGCAGTTGCTAGTGCCACTAGCTGTCCTTTTGACAGTTAGTGGGCAGTCAACTGATGAAATATCTCACGAGAGGATATTTCTCAAGTACCCGAGTTCTTTCGTCAATTTCACATCCGACAACTGGAAGCTCACAG AAACCGATAACCAACTGATCATCGCTGTGAAATTCCAAGCTTCAAGCCACATTGGACAGATTTTCAGTGTTAGATTTATTAATCCAGATGGTAGTTTAAAGGCATTG ttaaccGCTGGAATTGCTGCTGGAATTCTTCAAATAAACCTTTACGATGACAAGAACACAAAGATTCTAAATAAGCCGATGGAGAATAGTCCGatta ACGTCCACGAGCACAGTCTTGCTGTGGGACTAAACACAACGGCTCGAAATCTTTGGTACAAGCTGGGCGCCGACAACGACCTGAACTGCGAGATCAATCAAGCAATCGATATCTCGAATACCGAAGTGACGGTGACAATCGGTGGAGGAAGTCAGTCAATGATCGGGTGTGTCTCTATTGTAGCTGTTTCCGCTGGAGAGAGCTCTCCAGTGTCCCAAGGAACTCCGATCGCTTATCAGGATATTGATGAGTGCCCGAAAGCGGATGCCTGCACAACGAAGGATTGTAATACG GGTCGCTGCATCCAACTTGAAGTTCCCACCTGTGACTGCTACGGTACAGAGATGGCCGGCCCGAATTGTCGACTGc CTGCTCCAACCATCCAACTCCGCAACAATGATGAAAACGAGGAATCATCTGCGTATCTTCGCTACAAGCCGTGGGAGATGGACTCCCATTTCAGCCGTCTTTCCAtggatttcagattttcggaTTCTGACGCAAAGGAGGGAATTCTGGTGTACGGAGAGACAAGtcaggggaaaattttcaagatttatgTGGTCGGTACCAAGGGAAAAGTGATGCTTGACACGACTAATGTAGCGGATTTCGAGTTGAGAGAGGACCAttcaat ATTCCATAGTATCATCGTCAAAATCGTGGACGGAATATTCAATATGCTCGTGGACGATAATGTCCACCGACGGGCATTCAATGAAAGTGATGCTCTGGTTTTTGATACAATTCAATTTGGAGCACCTATTCCGACGGATGTTTCTGAAGTCGGGGTCACTGCGTGTGTCAAGAATGTCTATGTCGATCATGTTGATATTATTGAACTGGCGGTTTTGACGAATGATTCGAGG ACGACTGCTTCAAGAGTCCGGTCTTGCAACAACGAGGATCTCACAGAATTCCAAGGGCCATCTCTATTCTCTGCTGATCCTCTCGCGGAAATTTTAGTCGAAGATCCCAGTGATATTAAATCAGAGTTTGGTGAGAGTGTGATTGGAGCTGATATGTTCCCGGTGCCAAGTAacaaaa AACCCAAAACACAGCCTCTCAGCAGCTGTGAGAAGGCGAATGCATATATGTGCCAGAACGGAGCCGGTTGCAAGAAGGAGAGCGAGACGGAGTTTACTTGCTTCTGCAAAGAGGGATATATCGGGAAGTTTTGCCAATTCA CAACAATCCCTCGATCCTGTGCAGAAGCCTACGACTTCTTGAAGCTTCCGAATGGTGCCACATGGGTTGATGTGGATGGGAATAGAAAGTTGGATCCTTCCGTGACAATGTGCACTGACGGGCA aactgaAATCCCGCATGACATGAAGCCCGGCTATGTGGTCCGAGATACCACTTACCAAAATCATTCGCTCTTTGTTCTTAGCTACAGAGATTTTAAC TCTTGGCAACTTGCcaaatatatcaaaaactcGGGAAGTTGCTCTCAAACCGTTAATTATCGTTGCAATAAGGCTCCGCTGAGATTCAAAGAAGGAAAAACGTGGTTCAAAAGTGTCTCCAACGCGACGGAGAAGATCAAGCAAATTGGAATGCTGCCGAACTCTTGCCCATGTCTGGATCGCGGATGTCAATCTGGAG AAAAGTGCAACTGTGACTCTGGAGCCATTTCGGAGGACATCGGAGAGCTCACTGGCAGGTATTCGGGAATTTGTGAAGTGGTCACACTTTTTGACGAGGCTGATGTTCGGGCAGAGATGACGATTTCAGAGCTGAAATGTTCAGGATATG aaaatgagaaGCCCATCAGGTTCACTGAAAGGACGGAGCTTAAG atctcCGACTGGACTGGAGAATCCATAGATCTTCAATTCCGAACAACAGAAACCCCTGCCTCCCTGGTGACCGTCCAAGGAAACTATGGTGAAAAGATCATAAGTGTATCACTGACGGACGGGCACACAGTTCAAATTAGCAATTTCGAAGCTCTCAAGATTATCGAGTCCCAGACAAA actaaaCGACAGTAACTGGCATCACGTGCTCATTGAGCTTGCGGACGGTGAAATCCGGGTTACCGTAGACGCCACACATGTGCTGATGACTATTGGGGATAATGCGGTTTTGGAGGGAAGTGTGGTGCTCGGTGGAGAAGGAGA cggACTTATCGGCTGCGTTCGGAATGTGCTGATTAATGACGAGCCTGTGAACCTTCAGGAAATCGTGAAAACTTCTGAGAAAACAG GAATCACCGAAACTTGCGACACCCGATGCACTGCGGACTTTTGTCAAAACGGTGCAAAATGCTACGAAGATTTTGTGTCAGGAATGCCATTCTGTCAGTGTGCCTTCCCGGATGTACATTCCGGTGTGAACTGTGAGATCGATATAAACACGAATTCGTCAGTCAGCTTCCATGGTGGATATCTAAAGTTCGACGATGTGAAGAATGTGCTGAATGCTCCGATTTACTTCAGTTTTAGGACGGATAGAACTCACGCGTTGTTGTTCTTTGCACACGATCAGAATAACAATTTCTTACAG GTTCACCTTTCCGAAGAAGTGAATGTAACCCTGACGCTCAACAATTTGGACATTGTCTCTCAATGCACCGTCCGTGCTCAACCTGGCACAGAATACGGAGATATGAGGTGGATTCAAGTTGCAATTACTCATGACTCGAAATCTTCTCAGCTGCAAGTTGACGACGCTGCGTGCACTATTAGAACG tccCGAGTGCTGTCCGAAATACCAATTACTCGACTATTGGATGTCTATAATTCAGAATTAGTTGGAATGCCAGTTGGACTTGCCGCACCGGTTAAGCCTAATCCTTACACTTTTACTTTTATCGGAAACGTGAATACAGGAGAGAAGACTAATGGTAAACGTTTACTGTTTTCCGACTGTCTACCCAGGCGTAGGTCGCCTAGTATTTTTCTAATGCTCATATTTCCAGATGGCTCTTTCATCTTGGCGCCAAAGTACGAGTCCCCAATTCCGCGTTTCTATGGATGTATCCGAGGATTTCAGATTAATCGAGAAATGATCGATATGAGGGAGAAAACGGAACACTTGGCGACAAGTGAGATGTATGAAGCATATGGGCCAG CGCTGGTAAAAGTCGGCTGCGAAGTTGGCTGCTCTTCAATCACCTGCTTAAACGGGGGTCATTGCTCTGTTGCCTGGGCTAACACGGATCCATCAGCTGCTACAACGACTTGTGACTGCTCCCGTACCAGCTACACCGGAGCATCTTGCTCACTGGACGAGGGAGTTCATATGGAGCGAAGTGGATTTATTGAGTTTGACATTTCAAAAGAGATGGCGAGATATGTTTTCATTgaacaaaactcaaaaatcccGCAGCTTTTAAAGTTTGCATTTTCATCCAGTCCGGAAATAGTGCTGAAAGACAAGTCAATGCTAGCTCTCGTGGTTTTCAGAGAGAAACA aaaactggAAATCGAGATCAACCCGAATCGAACTATCAACGTTGCAATCACTTATGAGAATGGTAAATCTGATGTGCTGAATTTTGTCGGAGATTTTCTAGACGGGTACCGCCATTTTGTAGTGGTGCAGACAAATCAAGCAAGTGCAACTGCTGTCATG ATCGACTCATTGCGTCAAGACTTTGAGTACCGCGGAAAAGATAAGAACATAGATTTATTCAACGCGGAAAGGATCCGAATTGGAGGTGGCCCACGAGATCGTTACACCGAAACCGATGGATATTTGAAAGCAGGATATACTGGATGTATTTCCA atttcattgTCGACTATCAACGTGGCTCCTCACTAACCTACAAACCAATCACCTACTTTGCGAACCCCACTCACCATCTCTCCAAGCTCATCATGACCAATCGAATCGTATTAGGTGGATGTGCAGCTTTCGAAGTTCCGAATTCTCTTCCAGTTTATCAGAATCGAGTCAAGTTCCCAGTTTGGGATACCGAGTTTAGAAGATTTGTCTATTTTCGTGATGTTGAACCATTGAACGATAATAATGATACCGAATGGACTGATGAGGATAGTGGATCGC ttatgtGGGTCGTATTTATCATTTTCGTGCTCGGTGTGATCTTCCTGATCATCTTCTGCATTTTCATGAAGTGCTGCAGGGAGAAGATTCATGCAC GAGACGATGAGTACTTACACGACGAGGATATACCTCTACATATGGCGCCGACGATTTTGAGACACCCACAGCCAAGTCCACCAc caatcaaaaaatcagcGGCGAGCAACTACAAGATCCCAAACCCGAACATCGATTTTAATAAG GAAAATACGTTTGACTATGATGATGAGGATGAGTTTGCCGGCATCGCAGACGACAATGTGACGGACGATGTGACGGTACGCAATGAGGTTGATGATAGTGATAATGAGACGATTCGTCATATTGATGATGAAGTACAGGATGAGGATGGTATGGTTATTGT GTCACGTCCAACACAAGTAAGCCATCTACCACAACGTGTATCCTCCTTCCGAACCGGTGACCCAACCGCTCCAAAAGATAGCCCATTATACTCAAATATTCGGCCACCAACGTCTCCAATTCATGCAAGTGTGCCAGTTCCACCGCCAAGAATGTCAAATAATTCTCCGTTTGcctag
- the itx-1 gene encoding InTestinal NeureXin-like (Product from WormBase gene class itx;~Confirmed by transcript evidence), with amino-acid sequence MIGCVSIVAVSAGESSPVSQGTPIAYQDIDECPKADACTTKDCNTGRCIQLEVPTCDCYGTEMAGPNCRLPAPTIQLRNNDENEESSAYLRYKPWEMDSHFSRLSMDFRFSDSDAKEGILVYGETSQGKIFKIYVVGTKGKVMLDTTNVADFELREDHSIFHSIIVKIVDGIFNMLVDDNVHRRAFNESDALVFDTIQFGAPIPTDVSEVGVTACVKNVYVDHVDIIELAVLTNDSRTTASRVRSCNNEDLTEFQGPSLFSADPLAEILVEDPSDIKSEFGESVIGADMFPVPSNKKPKTQPLSSCEKANAYMCQNGAGCKKESETEFTCFCKEGYIGKFCQFTTIPRSCAEAYDFLKLPNGATWVDVDGNRKLDPSVTMCTDGQTEIPHDMKPGYVVRDTTYQNHSLFVLSYRDFNSWQLAKYIKNSGSCSQTVNYRCNKAPLRFKEGKTWFKSVSNATEKIKQIGMLPNSCPCLDRGCQSGEKCNCDSGAISEDIGELTGRYSGICEVVTLFDEADVRAEMTISELKCSGYENEKPIRFTERTELKISDWTGESIDLQFRTTETPASLVTVQGNYGEKIISVSLTDGHTVQISNFEALKIIESQTKLNDSNWHHVLIELADGEIRVTVDATHVLMTIGDNAVLEGSVVLGGEGDGLIGCVRNVLINDEPVNLQEIVKTSEKTGITETCDTRCTADFCQNGAKCYEDFVSGMPFCQCAFPDVHSGVNCEIDINTNSSVSFHGGYLKFDDVKNVLNAPIYFSFRTDRTHALLFFAHDQNNNFLQVHLSEEVNVTLTLNNLDIVSQCTVRAQPGTEYGDMRWIQVAITHDSKSSQLQVDDAACTIRTSRVLSEIPITRLLDVYNSELVGMPVGLAAPVKPNPYTFTFIGNVNTGEKTNDGSFILAPKYESPIPRFYGCIRGFQINREMIDMREKTEHLATSEMYEAYGPALVKVGCEVGCSSITCLNGGHCSVAWANTDPSAATTTCDCSRTSYTGASCSLDEGVHMERSGFIEFDISKEMARYVFIEQNSKIPQLLKFAFSSSPEIVLKDKSMLALVVFREKQKLEIEINPNRTINVAITYENGKSDVLNFVGDFLDGYRHFVVVQTNQASATAVMIDSLRQDFEYRGKDKNIDLFNAERIRIGGGPRDRYTETDGYLKAGYTGCISNFIVDYQRGSSLTYKPITYFANPTHHLSKLIMTNRIVLGGCAAFEVPNSLPVYQNRVKFPVWDTEFRRFVYFRDVEPLNDNNDTEWTDEDSGSLMWVVFIIFVLGVIFLIIFCIFMKCCREKIHARDDEYLHDEDIPLHMAPTILRHPQPSPPPIKKSAASNYKIPNPNIDFNKDEDHTRATSITSSGISGYFTAQENTFDYDDEDEFAGIADDNVTDDVTVRNEVDDSDNETIRHIDDEVQDEDGMVIVSRPTQVSHLPQRVSSFRTGDPTAPKDSPLYSNIRPPTSPIHASVPVPPPRMSNNSPFA; translated from the exons ATGATCGGGTGTGTCTCTATTGTAGCTGTTTCCGCTGGAGAGAGCTCTCCAGTGTCCCAAGGAACTCCGATCGCTTATCAGGATATTGATGAGTGCCCGAAAGCGGATGCCTGCACAACGAAGGATTGTAATACG GGTCGCTGCATCCAACTTGAAGTTCCCACCTGTGACTGCTACGGTACAGAGATGGCCGGCCCGAATTGTCGACTGc CTGCTCCAACCATCCAACTCCGCAACAATGATGAAAACGAGGAATCATCTGCGTATCTTCGCTACAAGCCGTGGGAGATGGACTCCCATTTCAGCCGTCTTTCCAtggatttcagattttcggaTTCTGACGCAAAGGAGGGAATTCTGGTGTACGGAGAGACAAGtcaggggaaaattttcaagatttatgTGGTCGGTACCAAGGGAAAAGTGATGCTTGACACGACTAATGTAGCGGATTTCGAGTTGAGAGAGGACCAttcaat ATTCCATAGTATCATCGTCAAAATCGTGGACGGAATATTCAATATGCTCGTGGACGATAATGTCCACCGACGGGCATTCAATGAAAGTGATGCTCTGGTTTTTGATACAATTCAATTTGGAGCACCTATTCCGACGGATGTTTCTGAAGTCGGGGTCACTGCGTGTGTCAAGAATGTCTATGTCGATCATGTTGATATTATTGAACTGGCGGTTTTGACGAATGATTCGAGG ACGACTGCTTCAAGAGTCCGGTCTTGCAACAACGAGGATCTCACAGAATTCCAAGGGCCATCTCTATTCTCTGCTGATCCTCTCGCGGAAATTTTAGTCGAAGATCCCAGTGATATTAAATCAGAGTTTGGTGAGAGTGTGATTGGAGCTGATATGTTCCCGGTGCCAAGTAacaaaa AACCCAAAACACAGCCTCTCAGCAGCTGTGAGAAGGCGAATGCATATATGTGCCAGAACGGAGCCGGTTGCAAGAAGGAGAGCGAGACGGAGTTTACTTGCTTCTGCAAAGAGGGATATATCGGGAAGTTTTGCCAATTCA CAACAATCCCTCGATCCTGTGCAGAAGCCTACGACTTCTTGAAGCTTCCGAATGGTGCCACATGGGTTGATGTGGATGGGAATAGAAAGTTGGATCCTTCCGTGACAATGTGCACTGACGGGCA aactgaAATCCCGCATGACATGAAGCCCGGCTATGTGGTCCGAGATACCACTTACCAAAATCATTCGCTCTTTGTTCTTAGCTACAGAGATTTTAAC TCTTGGCAACTTGCcaaatatatcaaaaactcGGGAAGTTGCTCTCAAACCGTTAATTATCGTTGCAATAAGGCTCCGCTGAGATTCAAAGAAGGAAAAACGTGGTTCAAAAGTGTCTCCAACGCGACGGAGAAGATCAAGCAAATTGGAATGCTGCCGAACTCTTGCCCATGTCTGGATCGCGGATGTCAATCTGGAG AAAAGTGCAACTGTGACTCTGGAGCCATTTCGGAGGACATCGGAGAGCTCACTGGCAGGTATTCGGGAATTTGTGAAGTGGTCACACTTTTTGACGAGGCTGATGTTCGGGCAGAGATGACGATTTCAGAGCTGAAATGTTCAGGATATG aaaatgagaaGCCCATCAGGTTCACTGAAAGGACGGAGCTTAAG atctcCGACTGGACTGGAGAATCCATAGATCTTCAATTCCGAACAACAGAAACCCCTGCCTCCCTGGTGACCGTCCAAGGAAACTATGGTGAAAAGATCATAAGTGTATCACTGACGGACGGGCACACAGTTCAAATTAGCAATTTCGAAGCTCTCAAGATTATCGAGTCCCAGACAAA actaaaCGACAGTAACTGGCATCACGTGCTCATTGAGCTTGCGGACGGTGAAATCCGGGTTACCGTAGACGCCACACATGTGCTGATGACTATTGGGGATAATGCGGTTTTGGAGGGAAGTGTGGTGCTCGGTGGAGAAGGAGA cggACTTATCGGCTGCGTTCGGAATGTGCTGATTAATGACGAGCCTGTGAACCTTCAGGAAATCGTGAAAACTTCTGAGAAAACAG GAATCACCGAAACTTGCGACACCCGATGCACTGCGGACTTTTGTCAAAACGGTGCAAAATGCTACGAAGATTTTGTGTCAGGAATGCCATTCTGTCAGTGTGCCTTCCCGGATGTACATTCCGGTGTGAACTGTGAGATCGATATAAACACGAATTCGTCAGTCAGCTTCCATGGTGGATATCTAAAGTTCGACGATGTGAAGAATGTGCTGAATGCTCCGATTTACTTCAGTTTTAGGACGGATAGAACTCACGCGTTGTTGTTCTTTGCACACGATCAGAATAACAATTTCTTACAG GTTCACCTTTCCGAAGAAGTGAATGTAACCCTGACGCTCAACAATTTGGACATTGTCTCTCAATGCACCGTCCGTGCTCAACCTGGCACAGAATACGGAGATATGAGGTGGATTCAAGTTGCAATTACTCATGACTCGAAATCTTCTCAGCTGCAAGTTGACGACGCTGCGTGCACTATTAGAACG tccCGAGTGCTGTCCGAAATACCAATTACTCGACTATTGGATGTCTATAATTCAGAATTAGTTGGAATGCCAGTTGGACTTGCCGCACCGGTTAAGCCTAATCCTTACACTTTTACTTTTATCGGAAACGTGAATACAGGAGAGAAGACTAATG ATGGCTCTTTCATCTTGGCGCCAAAGTACGAGTCCCCAATTCCGCGTTTCTATGGATGTATCCGAGGATTTCAGATTAATCGAGAAATGATCGATATGAGGGAGAAAACGGAACACTTGGCGACAAGTGAGATGTATGAAGCATATGGGCCAG CGCTGGTAAAAGTCGGCTGCGAAGTTGGCTGCTCTTCAATCACCTGCTTAAACGGGGGTCATTGCTCTGTTGCCTGGGCTAACACGGATCCATCAGCTGCTACAACGACTTGTGACTGCTCCCGTACCAGCTACACCGGAGCATCTTGCTCACTGGACGAGGGAGTTCATATGGAGCGAAGTGGATTTATTGAGTTTGACATTTCAAAAGAGATGGCGAGATATGTTTTCATTgaacaaaactcaaaaatcccGCAGCTTTTAAAGTTTGCATTTTCATCCAGTCCGGAAATAGTGCTGAAAGACAAGTCAATGCTAGCTCTCGTGGTTTTCAGAGAGAAACA aaaactggAAATCGAGATCAACCCGAATCGAACTATCAACGTTGCAATCACTTATGAGAATGGTAAATCTGATGTGCTGAATTTTGTCGGAGATTTTCTAGACGGGTACCGCCATTTTGTAGTGGTGCAGACAAATCAAGCAAGTGCAACTGCTGTCATG ATCGACTCATTGCGTCAAGACTTTGAGTACCGCGGAAAAGATAAGAACATAGATTTATTCAACGCGGAAAGGATCCGAATTGGAGGTGGCCCACGAGATCGTTACACCGAAACCGATGGATATTTGAAAGCAGGATATACTGGATGTATTTCCA atttcattgTCGACTATCAACGTGGCTCCTCACTAACCTACAAACCAATCACCTACTTTGCGAACCCCACTCACCATCTCTCCAAGCTCATCATGACCAATCGAATCGTATTAGGTGGATGTGCAGCTTTCGAAGTTCCGAATTCTCTTCCAGTTTATCAGAATCGAGTCAAGTTCCCAGTTTGGGATACCGAGTTTAGAAGATTTGTCTATTTTCGTGATGTTGAACCATTGAACGATAATAATGATACCGAATGGACTGATGAGGATAGTGGATCGC ttatgtGGGTCGTATTTATCATTTTCGTGCTCGGTGTGATCTTCCTGATCATCTTCTGCATTTTCATGAAGTGCTGCAGGGAGAAGATTCATGCAC GAGACGATGAGTACTTACACGACGAGGATATACCTCTACATATGGCGCCGACGATTTTGAGACACCCACAGCCAAGTCCACCAc caatcaaaaaatcagcGGCGAGCAACTACAAGATCCCAAACCCGAACATCGATTTTAATAAG GATGAAGATCACACGCGCGCCACGAGCATCACCTCGTCCGGCATCTCCGGATATTTCACTGCTCAGGAAAATACGTTTGACTATGATGATGAGGATGAGTTTGCCGGCATCGCAGACGACAATGTGACGGACGATGTGACGGTACGCAATGAGGTTGATGATAGTGATAATGAGACGATTCGTCATATTGATGATGAAGTACAGGATGAGGATGGTATGGTTATTGT GTCACGTCCAACACAAGTAAGCCATCTACCACAACGTGTATCCTCCTTCCGAACCGGTGACCCAACCGCTCCAAAAGATAGCCCATTATACTCAAATATTCGGCCACCAACGTCTCCAATTCATGCAAGTGTGCCAGTTCCACCGCCAAGAATGTCAAATAATTCTCCGTTTGcctag